One Cucumis sativus cultivar 9930 chromosome 1, Cucumber_9930_V3, whole genome shotgun sequence DNA segment encodes these proteins:
- the LOC116401688 gene encoding uncharacterized protein LOC116401688 translates to MVGWQRCLRSMLGHLQNKVELSYNAASNSSYRLQSSLSNGELPYLQRLLKPSSAVIAQPDFRCLQQMGISSSRMLLADKPEEAVSSPLTSALALSSGKDGDKTDQKVICKRSQVQAVLKGIKQSPKKVNLVAALVRGMRVEDALMQLQLTVKRASKTVYQVIHSAKANATHNHGMDSDRLLVAEAFVGKGLFRKRLSYHAKGRCGVEVKPECRLTVVLRETTPEEEAKIAKLKVSNFRKLTKREHQLVPHKLIETTPIWNRKGKAKANTEC, encoded by the exons ATGGTTGGTTGGCAGAGATGTTTACGGTCCATGCTTGGCCATTTGCAAAACAAAGTGGAATTGAGTTACAATGCAGCTTCCAACTCTAGTTATCGTTTGCAATCTTCTCTTTCAAATG GGGAATTGCCTTATTTACAGAGACTTTTGAAGCCATCCTCAGCGGTCATTGCACAACCTGATTTTCGGTGTCTCCAACAAATG GGAATTTCCAGTTCAAGGATGCTATTGGCAGATAAACCTGAGGAAGCAGTCTCATCTCCTCTGACATCTGCTTTGGCTTTAAGCAGCGGAAAAGATGGAGATAAAACAGACCAAAAAGTAATCTGTAAACGTTCCCAAGTCCAAGCTGTATTAAAGGGAATCAAACAG AGTCCCAAAAAGGTCAACTTAGTTGCTGCTCTAGTTCGAGGCATGCGCGTTGAAGATGCACTGATGCAGTTACAATTAACTGTGAAGCGAGCTTCAAAAACTGTTTATCAG GTCATTCATTCAGCCAAAGCAAACGCAACCCACAACCACGGAATGGATTCAGATCGACTCCTTGTTG CTGAAGCATTTGTGGGTAAGGGATTGTTTCGGAAAAGATTATCATATCATGCTAAAGGAAGATGTGGAGTCGAAGTTAAACCAGAATGCCGACTAACAGTTGTTCTTAGGGAGACAACACCTGAAGAAGAGGCAAAGATAGCAAAGCTTAAAGTAAGTAACTTCCGCAAGCTTACCAAGCGTGAACACCAACTTGTACCTCATAAGCTTATTGAGACCACACCTATCTGGAACCGGAAGGGCAAAGCCAAAGCGAACACAGAATGTTGA
- the LOC101203469 gene encoding protein BUD31 homolog 1 gives MPKVKTSKIKYPNGWELIEPTLRELDAKMREAENDPQDGKRKCEALWPIFKISHQRSRYIFDLFYKRSEISRELYEFCLEQGYADANLIAKWKKPGYERLCCLRCIQPRDHNFGTTCVCRVPKHLREEKVVECVHCGCRGCASGD, from the exons ATGCCTAAAGTCAAGACCAGCAAGATCAAATACCCAAATGGGTGGGAATTGATTGAACCAACCCTACGAGAGCTTGATGCTAAAATGAGAGAag CTGAAAATGATCCACAAGATGGCAAGCGGAAGTGTGAAGCGTTATGGCCTATTTTCAAGATTTCACATCAAAGGAGCCGATACATTTTTGACCTTTTCTATAAAAGAAGTGAAATATCAAGGGAGCTctatgaattttgtttggaaCAAGGCTATGCAGATGCCAATCTCATTGCTAAATGGAAAAAG CCGGGATACGAACGTCTTTGTTGCCTCCGTTGCATACAGCCCCGTGACCATAACTTCGGCACAACGTGTGTCTGTCGAGTGCCGAAACACTTGAGAGAAGAGAAAGTTGTGGAGTGTGTGCATTGTGGTTGCAGGGGATGTGCCAGTGGggattga
- the LOC101203874 gene encoding uncharacterized protein LOC101203874 — protein MTTQKQSWEAQQMQRVKNSGMISSNVNNGIIGSPLKEDQEEEISRSALALFRAKEEEIERKKMEMREKVEARLGRAEEATKRLAEIREELEGMTDPMRKEVSFIRKKIDLVNKELKPLGLTCQKKEREYKEVLDLFNEKNKEKSQLVSKLMELVNESEKLRMKKLEELSKNIDILR, from the exons ATGACGACGCAGAAACAGAGCTGGGAGGCACAACAGATGCAGAGAGTGAAGAACTCGGGGATGATAAGCAGCAATGTGAATAATGGGATAATTGGGAGTCCGTTGAAGGAGGATCAAGAGGAGGAGATTTCAAGATCGGCATTGGCTCTGTTTAGGGCTAAGGAAGAGGAAatagagaggaagaagatggagatgagGGAGAAGGTGGAAGCTCGCCTTGGACGAGCTGAAGAAGCAACGAAGCGATTGGCGGAGATTCGGGAA GAACTTGAAGGAATGACGGATCCGATGAGGAAGGAAGTTTCGTTCATACGGAAGAAGATTGATTTGGTGAACAAAGAGTTGAAGCCATTGGGACTCACTTGCCAAAAGAAG GAGAGAGAATACAAAGAAGTGTTGGATTTATTTAAcgagaagaacaaagagaaatCTCAATTGGTATCCAAACTCATGGAG TTGGTGAATGAGAGCGAAAAATTGAGGATGAAGAAGCTGGAAGAGCTGAGCAAGAACATTGACATCCTTCGTTAA
- the LOC101206755 gene encoding subtilisin-like protease SBT3.18, whose product MKMFAKNIHIFFWFFFSLLILHSTLSSSISSHVYIVYLGHNRLNDDATLTSKYHLHLLSKVFASEEDGKRAMLYSYKKSFSGFSAKLNASQAIALSKMEDVISVFESRTMKLHTTRSWDFLGLPIPSYTNNRSARFSLHLPSYGDHDVVVAIFDSGVWPESKSFEESEGIGRIPCNWKGKCVKGYRFNPASACNRKLIGARYYLKGFEAQYGALNTTADNPEFRSPRDFLGHGTHTASTAVGAVVHNVGFPTSSSLAKGTARGGAPWARLAVYKVCWGKDYEGKCTDADVMAAFDDALHDGVDVISASFGERPPLIPLFESASAIGSFHAMQRGVSVVFSAGNDGSHPSLVQNVSPWSICVAASTMDRTFPTTIFILNHFSIMGESLITRNIINVKLADAINYFNDGICERENIRKGGKSGKGKVVVCFSTIGQVSIATAQEAVKAINASALIFGAPPTTELPDLDLIPTVRIDIHQATQIRNFLAELPRLPMVEIGVARSVIGKSVAPTVAYFSSRGPSSILPDILKPDISAPGVNILAAWPPETAPTVRPSGKINEEEEEEEEGVKWNFQSGTSMSCPHVSGVVALIKSVHPNWSPAAIRSAIITTATKIDSSGNTILAGGSMKASDPFDIGAGQVNPIMAINPGLIYDITTNDYITFLCNIGYTDQQISNLILNPSPHFCCRQSTATIANFNYPSITLANLRSTTTIRRIVRNVSLNKNAIYFLRVLPPYGVRVQVWPRVLFFSCYRQQISYYITITPLRKSRGRYGFGEIQWFNRFHTVTSPLVVRLAT is encoded by the exons ATGAAAATGTTTGCTAAAAATATTCACATCTTCTTTTggttcttcttttctctcctCATTCTTCACTCTACATTATCATCATCCATTTCTTCACAT GTGTATATAGTGTACTTAGGGCACAACCGTTTGAATGACGATGCAACTTTGACCTCCAAGTACCATCTTCATCTACTCTCAAAAGTGTTTGCAAG TGAAGAAGATGGTAAAAGAGCCATGTTGTATAGCTACAAGAAAAGTTTTTCAGGGTTTTCAGCTAAGCTTAATGCAAGCCAAGCAATTGCATTATCAA AGATGGAAGACGTGATATCTGTATTTGAGAGTAGAACAATGAAACTCCACACAACAAGAAGTTGGGATTTCTTGGGACTTCCCATTCCCTCCTATACTAATAATAGGAGTGCACGATTTTCGCTTCATCTTCCTAGCTATGGCGATCATGACGTTGTTGTTGCCATATTTGATTCAG GTGTGTGGCCCGAATCAAAAAGTTTTGAAGAGAGTGAAGGAATAGGGAGAATTCCATGCAACTGGAAAGGGAAATGCGTTAAAGGATACAGATTCAACCCAGCATCAGCCTGCAACCGCAAACTAATTGGCGCTCGGTATTATCTTAAAGGCTTCGAAGCCCAATATGGAGCACTAAACACCACTGCCGACAACCCCGAGTTCCGCTCCCCTCGAGACTTCTTAGGTCACGGCACTCACACCGCTTCCACCGCGGTGGGTGCCGTTGTGCACAATGTTGGCTTCCCTACATCTTCATCACTAGCCAAAGGCACTGCTAGAGGAGGCGCGCCCTGGGCCAGGCTGGCGGTGTACAAGGTGTGTTGGGGGAAGGACTACGAAGGCAAGTGCACGGATGCGGATGTCATGGCTGCTTTCGACGACGCTTTGCATGACGGGGTGGACGTGATCTCCGCATCTTTTGGAGAGAGGCCGCCGTTGATTCCATTGTTCGAGTCGGCTTCTGCTATTGGCTCATTCCATGCGATGCAGAGGGGAGTGAGTGTGGTGTTCTCAGCTGGGAATGATGGATCCCACCCTTCCCTTGTTCAAAATGTGTCTCCTTGGAGTATTTGTGTGGCTGCTTCTACTATGGATCGAACCTTCCCTACTACAATATTTATCCTCAACCACTTCTCTATcatg GGGGAGAGCTTGATCacaagaaatataataaacgTAAAGTTAGCAGATGCAATCAACTATTTCAATGATGG aATTTGcgagagagaaaatataagaaaaggTGGAAAATCAGGTAAAGGGAAAGTGGTGGTGTGTTTCTCCACAATTGGTCAAGTTTCCATAGCAACTGCTCAAGAAGCAGTGAAAGCCATAAATGCATCAGCTTTAATATTTGGTGCACCTCCCACTACGGAGCTCCCGGATTTAGATCTAATCCCCACCGTTCGTATTGACATTCATCAAGCTACTCAAATTCGAAACTTCCTTGCTGAATTACCCAG ACTGCCTATGGTCGAGATTGGAGTTGCGAGAAGTGTGATCGGAAAATCTGTAGCTCCTACTGTGGCTTACTTTTCGTCTAGAGGACCAAGCTCTATTTTACCTGACATTCTCAAG CCAGATATAAGTGCACCGGGAGTGAATATATTGGCAGCATGGCCTCCAGAAACAGCACCGACGGTGAGGCCAAGTGGAAAGattaatgaagaagaagaagaagaagaagaaggcgTAAAATGGAATTTCCAATCAGGAACTTCAATGTCATGTCCGCACGTTTCTGGGGTTGTTGCTCTCATCAAATCTGTCCATCCCAATTGGTCTCCTGCAGCGATTAGATCTGCCATTATCACCACAG CCACGAAGATAGACAGCAGTGGGAATACCATCCTAGCAGGCGGATCCATGAAAGCATCCGACCCATTCGACATTGGTGCAGGTCAAGTGAATCCCATAATGGCAATAAATCCAGGACTAATCTATGACATAACAACCAATGATTACATTACTTTCCTATGCAATATTGGCTACACTGACCAACAAATCAGCAACTTAATTCTCAACCCTTCTCCTCATTTTTGTTGTCGTCAATCCACTGCAACCATTGCAAACTTTAATTATCCGTCAATTACACTCGCCAATCTTCGCTCCACCACCACAATTAGAAGAATTGTCCGCAATGTATCACTCAATAAGAACGCTATTTACTTTCTTAGGGTTCTACCTCCCTATGGAGTTCGAGTACAGGTTTGGCCAAGggttctctttttctcttgctATAGGCAACAAATTTCATACTATATTACTATAACTCCGCTTAGGAAATCTCGAGGAAGATATGGTTTTGGGGAGATTCAATGGTTTAATCGCTTCCATACTGTTACAAGTCCTCTCGTTGTACGTCTTGCTACTTAG